The Megalops cyprinoides isolate fMegCyp1 chromosome 15, fMegCyp1.pri, whole genome shotgun sequence region agagtctctctccctctctttctgttagATAACACCTCCATCACACACGCCCACGGCAGGGCTCTGATTAGCATATTCCCGAGAAGCGAGCAGTGTAGTTTGTTCAGGGATGTAGCGTGGTCAGTGTTAGAGAGGGGTGTGAGACACCTCTCAGGAAGAGTGGGAGTTGGTGTAGGCGGGAGGCCATGATGCGGGCCAGGGGAAGACTTTGATTATAACCATCATTGCTAGAAACACCTACGGTGGCTCTGTGAGGAAATAAAACCAGGGAATGTGTTGGCTGCCTGGATGGAGTAAGCCTTGTAAATTCAGCCTTGCCAGGGTCATTGATGTGGTGTGTTCTTATTTAACTCCTTACTTTCACATTTACTCACTCCAGAAACAACAGAATGTGTCATATGTCAAGCTCAAAATAGATAAGTATTATAAAAGATAATTGTTAAGCAAAATACTGAACAACTTTcatagaacagaagtgtgattaattaaaaaaaatatatgaaaccAAAGGTCATTGAAATAAATGGGTCAGAAAACCCTGACCCACTATATGCTGGTCAGAAGCATGAACCTCATCAGTAATGCTCTGACCTAACAGCTTTCCAAGTGACCTGTGCCTACTTTACGCTGAGAAACTTGTGCCTACTTTACGCTGAGAAACAATGCTCTCTTCTCTGCTCCAGTTCCAGAATCGGAACCACCACCATCCATCATTCTGGACCTGCAGCCGGGAGGAGACCACTTCGGCCCGGAGGACTTTGACCTGTCCCTGAATGAGGTAACTCTGCACCTCAGGCAAGAGCTAGGCTTGTAAGATTCCAGGTTCGATTCCCAGATGGGCCATTATACTCTAGAGCAAaatgcttaacctgaattgccacAGAACATATCCAGCTTAAATAtgtgacatgaaaaatgaaggcTATGCAAGTCGCCCTGAAAAAGGGTAGTAAGTAACATAATGGCTGAACATGTGAACACGTCCCTCTGAGAGTGACTGGCAGATGTTTAATCCTCCATACTTACACGTAGCTGTGAGACTACGGTGAGACTCAGAGCTACACAGGACACACTAAAGTAATCACTGTCACTCAGTGATTCAGACAGTGAAGTAAAGACCTGAGCTGTAAAACTGTGAATGCTGAACTCTGTACCCTGTCAGGCTGGGCGTTTGTATCAATTATGGcactctctcttgttctctctcagGCAGCCCGGCAGCTGGCCTTCATCCACAGCGAGCTGGGGATCCCAGGCAGGGCCGCAGTTAGACAGGCATAAGGGCACAGGgcagcgaagggcgagagcagtcgccccacccggcctcgaacccgggtctacggggtaccaagcctgcagcttgaccgcaactccaaagagccaggctcgttggtatggcagtcagagggcagtgtgacagagtgctgtcaccacagttgagtatgcgctctgactcgaggccgggtggggcgACTGCTCGCGCCCTTCGCTACACACAgacttgagtgtgtgtgtgtgtgtgtaagagagactaaaacacactgtatttttgtaGCAACAGAGGCAAATTCAAATGTGAGGACATGaagatttttaattaaaaatagatCACATAAACAACATGTATGAAATGGTTCAATCAGAAACAGTGGACCCACGTATTTGGCAGTTTAGGTCTCTGCTGTACACACCTCGGAGTGCCAGgctcccccctgcccctgtaacccccccccacacacacacattcccaccCCTTCATTGCTCAGCATTTGTACAGAATGTCCAATGCTGCCAGATAGCAGGCCTTCTCAGAGACGTAGCAGCTGGAGGCGTGGCCCGGGTGGAGCCGCCGGTGGGAGGAGTACTCCAGCACGAGCCCCTCCCCTGGCCGCGTGTCAATCCGCGACTTCAGGAGGCGCTGGCCCTCCCTCCCGCCGGTGCCCATGCGCACCGTAAGCTCCGCCGGCAGCTCGGGCACGTCGGAGAGGTCCGTCACCGCGGGGCCCCCGAAGTTCAGCACCACTAGGAAGGCGCGGGAGAGGCCGTCCAGCTCCCGCACGAAGGCGAAGACGTCACGGTCCCGCCACAGGAAGCACATCCAGCCGCGGTGCAGGGCCAGCTCCTGGGCCCGCAGCAGGCTCAGGGCCCGGTACTGCTGCAGAACCGACCCACTCTCGCTCTTCTGGAACTGGGGAGGGGAGCATCGCACTTAACCACAGCACGCCTTAACACAACTCACAATTATAACAGTGCACTTTCACTACCGCTTTACTGTTTTATGCTGGGTAGGAGTAGTAGGAGTAGCCCTGTACTTTAGAACCAATAACAATACTAATTATAGTAACTATCGTTATCATTTTACAGTGCCTTGATGACCTTCAGTCCTATGTGGTAGTCGGCACCAGGCTAGTTCTGATGGATGAGAGCCCAGATGTTAAGCGTTTTCACGTCCCTGCCCTATACATACCTCCACATTGACTGTGGTATAGTTGGGGTGGATTGGTAGCCAGGTCTTGTTCTTACTGAATCCAGCATACTCATCCCCATTCCACTGCATGGGTGACCTTTGGGGGTCCCTGCTGGCATTCTGGGAGAAGGAGGCATCAGGTCATCTCATGTCATCTTATGCCAATTTCTTTCACCTCCTCACACTACGTGTGGTTTTCATGTGAGGCAAGAGGCCTGCCCAGCTGCAGTGAAAGCAGAGACTGATGGGAATTCGAGCCGAGGGCTAAGGGGCAGTACCGTGCGCTGAAGAACACTCACTGGGTTGAATTTGCCGAAGGGGTCCTGGATCTCGGTCACGTTCACGTTCTGCATGCCGATCTCCTCGCCGTAGTACGTGGTGGGCGTGCCGGGCAACGTGAGCAGCAGCATGTTGATGACACGCGTGTATTCCGGGCCTGCGCTGGAGGAGATGCGCGGCTTGTCGTGGTTCCCCACCTAAACacatgtgatgtcataaagcaGGGACGCACACAGCCCTATTTCCAGGAAGTAAAAGCAAATGTAGTATGTATTattctaatatatatatagttgcTGTTGTATAAGATGCCAAACAATTATTCTGGGTCCTTTTTAGTGATGCTATAATGAACTGTGGTAGTTGGTGTGTTATACGAGTTCATACAGCAGGTTGCCGAAAAAGTCATACCACCAGGAAGAACTATACAACAGCAAATGTATAGTTACATGTATGGGTGTGATACATTTGCAGTTGCCTGGCTATTAAAATCACTCCAACCTGGACGGCAGGTGCATCTCTTCACAAGTTACAGCATAGTTTACCTACCACCCAGTTTGGCCACTTCCCTCTCGGCATGTTGGTCATCCACAGGTTGACCAGGTCAAAGACGCCCTCTCCGGACAGGCGGTTGGGCAGGTCGATGAGGTAGAAGTTGAAGGGGAAGTCGCTCTCCCTGACGTGTTCCGTCCCGTAGTACATCATGGTCTTGTGAACCTCCTCGTAATCATAGGACTCCGTCACCATGAACCTGACCCGAGAGGGATCGCACAGCCAAaggggagggaaaagagagggacGTTTAGAGAGAGTGGGATGTCTGGGTGTTTGGGTTTCCAGGGATCAGGCAGGGATTGTGGAATGGGAGCCTTTGGGCACACAGAAGGAGACGCTGAGGGGGGCACCTACGGAGTGGTAGGGGGTGGCAGTGTCGTacagtggtaaggtgcagggctaGTAACTGGGAGGtcgctggttcagttccctgctagggcactgctgctgtacccttgagcaaggtatttaaccctgaattgcctcagtaaaatatccagctgtataaacgggtgACATGTAAAAGCAGTAACCTAtggaagccgctctggataacagcgtctgctaaatgacgcAGTGtgcgtaatgtaatgtacctgtAGCGCCCGGGCTCCCTGCTGTATTCGTCCATCTCCACCCTCCAGTCACGCAGGATGTCGTGCAGACCCAGCTGCGAGGTGGTGTAGTCGTGGTGGAGCTCGAACTCCGAGTCCACGGTCTCCTGcggaaaggggaggaggagacggGCGTGAGTGCGTGGTCTCTCCTCCGCAGCTCTCCACGTCTCCCGCAGATCCTGAGCGGCTCGGTCACAATGCACCGGTCCGGGATTAGGCTAATCAGAAACGCCGCTTCCAAATCCTGAAAAATATGTCCCCCAAATAATCCCTTTCCTGTGAGAGGACAGCCTATGCAGTTTGCATTAGCCATGAAAGACTTGGATTCTTCCCCCATttccctgagaaaaaaaaaaattcaatccTGTGTCAGTCAGTGACTGGCCCGTCATCACAAGGGCCATTTTGTAATGCCTGCCGAAAATAATGAGTAATATGCCATGATCATCTccacatttcagttcagtttctcCTAATAAGCAATGCTTTGTGATTGTCTACAaggcttttccatttttggcCTTAGATAGGGGCTGTTCCAAACACTGACTGCTTAaagcacattttctgaaatgtgaaaataatagtTTGTGGGcctgtacatttttttggctGTAAGTTAGCTGTGATTTTTCAGTCTGGGTGCCGTTCTTTCCACAGGAATGTTCATTAGAGTGACGGACCAAGTCTATGGATGATGCAAGGGAATAAAGACTGTGTGTTGTGAACCCTTCTACAGAGGGTTGAGGCTCTGATgctgacagaataaaaaaaaaaagatttgaagTGAGAATTATCTCAGTGCCTCAAGTGCCCTCATGTCATCGCTtgctggctctgtgctgtcaCTTAATCCTCTACAGTGGTGGTGTCAGTGACAACTCGCTGGCTCCTCTGACACTTGCATGTGCTGCATAAAGCTGTTATAGAGTGGATAGAGAAGGACATTGCCTTCTGTGTTGTTCGGTCGAGGAGGCGTGTCTTACCGGGGGCTGGTTGGGGTCCACCTGGGGCTCGTCTCTCAGGTGCTTCGCTTCCAGCATGTGCTTCACGGCATCCATGCGGAAGCCATCCACGCCCTTGTCCAGCCAGAACCGTATGACGTCCTGGGAAAATGGGTCAAgcgaaaagagagagggagcccaGGGTTAGACAGGCGCTAACCCAAGCCAGTGTCATCATGAGCTGTCTAAGTTTAGTAGGTCAATGCTGAAAAGCAAACTGGAATGCAGTCTGTTTGGATAATGCACTGTGCATACAAATTAGTCAAGTTAAGCTTTTGCCTTTGGTGAAGTTCCTGTCATTCCTGGTTTTATTTCCTGAAAGACTATCGAGCGCATTCAAAAGCAGTGGGATGTGAGCTGAACGCATCCTATACTGTCACGGTACCATGTGGCCCCACCATTTTCAGAGCTCTGTAAATTCTGCAACCAGGTGTGTAACTCCTAATTGAATAAGACGTAGGTGGCACTGTGGTGACATCCAGAAGTGTTGACAGATGGGAAGGGGGGTTAGATCAGGGGCAGCTTCATGGTTTTCTGATAGCCCCTGGCACCGACCGCTTTCTTCTCACAACTCAAGCCTCACTTCTTGTGCCTGGCATGGAAACAATCCCTCTCACCCGAATGTCccgctgtctctccctctctgagctccCGGCTCACCGCTGGACTTTGCTCTCCCGTGTCATTGCAGTGAACGCCTCCCTCAACAGGTAAAGTTCCCACAAGATAATGGCTAACAATGGTGTCAGTGGCCATAAGAGTGCCAGAAAAATAATCAGTAACGAGGGTAAAAGCAGTTACACATTACATGTGTTTAAAATTTGGGTCTAAGCATCAGGTTTCGGTGTGTGAGATGGGACTCTGTGAATGCACTTAGTTCAGATAACACAGTTCAAATGCAGGGCAGGGGAGACTGTGGCCCCTCTGTCTTGGGCTGAAACAGGGGGCAATGGGCAGGACATCCCAGAGGTCACAGCCACCTTCATTGGGTGGCCCCAGGAGTGCCGGGCATCGAGCCCCGGCTAGGGTTACCGTACCAGCTGGTGGGGCATAAAGACGTCTGTGTGACAGGCTCTCTGTGTTCCCCCAGTCCCATCTAAGGAACCTGAGAGGGTCCCAGAGCCGGGTCTcagggagagggaagaatgAAGCGAAACACAACCGCCCCTCTCGTCCCGTTCCACCCAGCCACTTGCTCTCAGGCTCCCTTGCCAGCCCTTTCTTTCCTGCTCTCCCTAATTTGCTCCATTCTTCCATCCACAATCGCCAGTTTCTCAGTCCCGACCTCGGCCCTCCATCAATGTCGAGCGATGCCTTCCCGCGGCCTGCAGTTCGGgggccagctgcagcaggtgtgGTAAAAACGGGGGGTCCAAGCGGCCTCAGCGTGGGGCTCGCAAGCACTCcacagggggaaaggggaggcctgcgaacgcacacacactcacggtCATCTCCTTCCTGACGCTGGGGTTGCGGAAGTTGAGGTCGGGCTGCTCCTTGAGGAACTGGTGCAGGTAGCACTGTCCCCGCACCTCGTCGTAGGTCCAGGAGGAGTTCCCAAATATGCTCACCTGGGGTGAGACGAGCGAAGGTTTACAGATTATCGCAGTCCAACACAATCACTATTCTGGGCTGTCTACCTTTCACATACTGATTAATTTACACTGATGTCAAGCACATCAGCCAGCCAGTCCAGGCAGCCGGTGGAGATTTATATGATGTCACGAGGGACTGCCCTTGGTGATTGCTCTGCAAAGGCTGGTTCACTCACCCAGTTATTTGGAGGAATGGCACCTGGGCAGTCTGTCCAGATGTAGAAGTCCTCGTAGCCACTTGTACGGTTACGACTGAGCTGGAACCAGCGGTGCGTGTCACTGGTGTGATTGGGGATGTAGTCCATAATCAGCTTCAGTCCTGTGGGGATTCAATGATGCAGACCAGTGGAGATAATGTGGAGTAGCCCAAGATGACTTAAACCATGTGTTTTTGGCCCTGCATTACATTTTGCCTACCAGATGCTCCtatccacagtgacttgcatagcttacaatttttacatgttttccaaaTGCTACAGATGGGTATTTACTAAGGTAAtgcaggttaagcaccttgcccatgggtacaatagcagtgccaCACCTGGGATGCAAACCACATAGCTTTGGGCtgcaagccctgttccttaccacagTATCACACAGCTGCTGTCCTAGTGTCACACACTCAAAAGCTCACCTTTGTCATGCATGCTGGAGAGAAGGTCGTCAAAGTCCTGCATGGTTCCAAAGAGGGGGTCGATGTCCCGGAAGTCCTCCACATCATACCCGAAATCCTTCATGGGTGACTTGTAGAAGGGGCTGATCCAGATGGCTTTGATGTTGAGGTACTCGAAGTGATCGAGTTTTTCCCTGATACCTGGAAAAGTGTAACAGCATTGGAAACTCCACATGCTGTTGTGCTGCACCATGCTGTGTGTTACACACCTCTGTGTTTCTAAGCTGCGGGCCTGGCGGAGCACTTTACATGCtgattttagtttaatttttccCCATAACAGTGGATGAGTTGAACTGAATTacttgatttaattttatttgaatgtaatcTCAAGGATTAATTTAAGAGGCACAAATTGCAAAGAAGCTGAGAAATATCTTTACCTGCATCTTTTTAGTAGCATGGACAGACATCCGACCACACATTTATTCCACAAATGGGTTATAGCAGCTATCCGTCAACTGTCCAATCCCTATCAGCAGTCATGTAACGAACTGAGTCAACACTATCATACACAGTGGTCGTTAGGGGATGGCACGGTTCGTTGTGATATATGAACACACGTGCAACATGCTGACGAAGTTACAACAAAACGTGTGACACTGCAAGAACGAATGTGTAAACCTGAAGCATGCATCCATATCGCTCACAATGGATGAGTGCTGGTACTTAGTTCCGAAGCGTACATTTTTCCTCCTAGAACTACAAAGATTTTcactttaattgaaatggctgTTTTGCTCCGCTTCTTTTTCCTTTGCGGACGCTCAGTTGCGTCCTCTGGAGACAGACTTTTACGACAACCTAATTTTCAATTATAGAATCACTGGAGCGTTACATTTAAAGCCAGTGTATTATGCTGGCGACAAACCCGCGCGAACGACCTAAAGCTATGATCTCGCTGGTTCTTCTGCACAAATCACACAAAACCTGGGAGTTTTACTTGTCTCAAACCCAGAGAATAACTTTTgtgaaatataataaattcTCAAAAGTGAAATGAAGTGAGAATATAAAACTGTGTGCATCGCCACCTAAATTGGGGGGAACGGTTTGCGTCGCTACCTTTGAGGTCTCCGACACCGTTGTTGTCCGAGTCCTTGAAGGAGCGTGGGTATATCTGGTAGACTGCGGAGGCTTGCCACCAGTGGAGACATCGCGGAGACATGGCTATCACCGTGATGGTCAGAGCCACCAGGGCAAGGGTGGACAATATGAATAGCCAGAACAAGATCTCCCGGGGAAGGCGGTAGCGCGCCTGGTTCGAATACAGCAGCAGAACCTCTTTTGGCATCCCGGCGTACGGTTTGATTTGAGTGTACGCGCTTTCTTCGCCGTTCGGGGACAGGACCAGAGACGGAACACCTTGCTCCTCCTGCCGTCCGACATTCTCAGTCTCCTGCTCCTCATCCTCCTGGAACCCCTCGTTGGTGACACCCTCGGTCATCTCCACCACAGTGCCGTTCTGCGCCTGTTTCGTCATGGTGTATGCACGATTGTATCACCTGTGTCAATTTCTACCCGCGACAGAATCAGTGCACGATCTCCAGCCGTGAGCTCCTTGTGTCAGACTCGGAGACTGCAGACATAATACACTGATCCCGTTTTAGCTGAACGTTTTAAAGAGACTTGGAGGGTCAGAGTACAATagcgcactctctctctctctctctcactccatttccttcagagggagggagaattGTCGACGCACCAATAATCTCCCTGCTTCGTGCACCATGACCACACTGTATAATTAGTTAAATGTACGCCAGATATGGTTATACATTTGCAGTTAGTAAATAAACGAGAGTGACAATGAGAACATGTGCACAATGTCAACAAAACGTGCCATCCGGAGTCATTTGGCTCGTTGAGTGATGGGTTTGAGACTCAAAACACCTAAGAGATGCTGATTAAACAAGAACAATTAGTTAAAAGAGGTCTTTCAACCATCACCCCTCCAAAATAGGAATAGGACACTTCACCCACACTACATCACACTCACGGTTTTAATACGCTTTCAGACATACAGGTCTAGATATACCCATGTATAAtcttcacagacacagtgaaaatTGTACCGGCTTTATAACAAGCATTACtaacaatatataatatttttcattcgCACAGCAACACCTTCATGACTGTGAGAGctgatttacattttacattactttaaacaattttgctgtaaaaatgacagaagtGAGGGGCACTGTGTCGTCGTGTGGTTCAACATCAATGTTAATTTCCCCAACCCACCTGGAAAAAAGTTCGCCTTTCTGGATATGGGCTATGGATAACAACtttcatgcaaaaatgcattgatttttgttCAACGTACCGCATTTTTCAGAGTGATGAAGAATTCCGCTTGTTCATTTACTGGTAATTGTCTTGGTTTTTTATTGCACGAGAGCATGTGTCCTGATGGGGGACGCGAATTTAAACAAGGTTAATAAAGTTTAAGCGATGCCGCCTGCACGTACCCGGTGCCACGCATGCGTCCTTGCGCATTGCCCCGCAGACTGTTCCGCCACTGAGGCACCTCGTCGTCACGCTGCAGTGGCGATTACGCGCAACTGCAATTCACTGAATGCGTGTTAAACGCTGAGGTGCACAGCTCGCCATCCACTGTAACCCGTCGAGGAGAGGCACAAAAAAAGAGACGATATCAAGGGGCTGGTTTGGAGCGCGTCTCCGGCGAGAGTACAGCAGGTTCTGAGTACTAGCGGCTCCCCTTGAGCGCACACTGCGATCTCCGCACTGTACGCCTGTAGGCTTTTAACTCCTCACTGCGAGACATTTTACTGTGGCACCTAAAGGTCCCGTGGTACCTAAAGTATACAAAAAGACAAATGCGTCCTAAATGGAACATTCAACGGCCACGTTCATCTCTGTGATATCTGGAATAGCACACTGTTTCAGTACAAAGTACAACTTGTTCGTGAGCAGGGTAAGGGCGCCCAGCACCAAAGATAAACACCATGGcgagaggaggggaaaaggacaaaaaaaaaaacaaaagaacatgatGACGTCAGCCATCTTTAGCAATCCTTTATTGAAGATAAGGTGATTATGTTCACTGTATGGTATGAAACATCACAATATCATACTGGGAACTATCAGTACAGGGAGTTAAGGTGAACACACAGGGTGACAAACGAGAGCACGAGGTCGACCCCTCAacactcccccaccctcccaccccaaaACCCTGCCACTATGTGGCCCCCGCTGAGGGGGACGGAACACGCCCGGATACGCCCGGAAACACCCagatacacctgcacacatcatcatcatcagcatcagcatcatcatcatcatcatcatcatcatcagcatcatcatcatctcacCCCATTCTCCTTTACAGCATTTCTCATTTACAAGGCTAAAATCtaggaataaataaaatatatcctTGCAATAATTATTCTATATATCAATAATTGTAagatatacaaaacaaaaaaatcagagcGAGTGACCTCGGGCACCAAAGCacggattattattattattttttaaaatcattaatattttcatttgtaatcatttattttcttgtcatttatTATCACAGGAAGCGATCCAACAaaagggtgtttgtgtgtgtgtaaggggaaGGAActgcaaacaacaacaacaacaaaaaatttttttcataattctaTGAAACCCAATTAGACACTCCTTTTGAAACTACACACAGAGGGGGGCGAGTGAAGTCATCAAATAACAGatcaacataaaaaataaagatgagcTCAATACAAGGCCTCCACTGCATGTCTCTATTGGTGTAAAGGTGAAATACATTCATTGTCCTCCCCGACAAGTCCCAGCATCTGCTATGAAGTTTAAATATCCTCCTTTCCCTTGAGCATCATAACCCCCCCAATTCAACACATGCACAGctcaacaacaagaaaaaaaaaatcataatttcataaaaatcactGTTATTGCAAAAATAGAACCACACGCAGAGTACTCAAGTACCTAATAATCGTATGGCAACCAGTCTTGTACCGTGTCGTTTCTAACATCAGAAAACCAAGCACTGAGCCATGGacaaaccccacccccagccctgccccatGCCCCGCCCCAGGCCCCAGAACCGCCCTCACCCTCATTCACTAAAAGAACTACAGAGGAAAAtctgacttttcttttttttttatttccgaGTACTTAATCTtcttgagcttttttttttgttttttacttttttagtTGTCAAATGATGTGTGTTACTGGATGTTGTAAATGCAACCAAACAATAACCATACTACACAATACTCtgcatctgaaagaaaaaaaaaaacacatttaaaaatgaattcattatatagaaaaaaacactgttaaacaaaatcacaactttacaatatttttagagaaaaaaataaaaaggcaagtGATGCAAAAATTCAATtctgcgtgggggggggggcagaagtgaggggggtggggagacgGGAGAGCGAGAAAAAGGTGAGATAAAGGGAgcggaggggaggagaggagggggaactGAGGCTTCCCACTTAGCCAGGGAACCCAGGGATGCAGGAGCTGCTGGTCTGTGCACACAAGCATGTAGACGTGACAGTTCACTCCGCTTTCAGCATATCCTCTATagtctctctttttatttatcatcagctgagttctctttttttacagCAAGCACAGTAGGCCACATCTGacaactgggaaaaaaaaaaaaggactgaaaaagggaactcaaaatatatatatctgcaTATATATTCTATCTTCTCTGAACAACAGCAGGATTAGAAAGCGTGTGACCACGAACAGGAAGAGTGAAAAAACCTGCAAGGAGGAGCAGTATTGATTCAAATGTCTTCCTCCTCCGAGCCTTGCTGTAGGAGGGggtgggaatggggggggggggggggggtgtggaacAAGGTGCAAAAGCTCTCAACCTTCAAACCTTTCAAAACGAATAATGCCTATATCCAgccactttgtgtgtgtgtgtgtgtgtgtgtgtgtgtgtggatatgtgtgtgtgtgttttcgaAACGTTTTACATGCGCTTGTCCGGTGAGCCACTTTCCCGAAACGCTGCGGCAGCGGGCGGCACAAAGCGGTGATCCCCGCATCGTCCCTCCGTCcggagcgggagggaggggggggtttggcagagagggggggggggggggagcgaggcCCCCCGTCGTCCAGCACAGTCTCCAACCCGCAGCCGCTTTAAAAACCACACCGCATTCCATCCAGGCCAGAATCCAGCCCCATGTCCTTACACAGGCTGTCCATCTCTTctcaaattcaaagaaaaaaaaacccacaaaaaatgcaacaaaaaaggtaaaaattagtttatttttctctattatatactgtgtttcattttaaattgtttctaaCGTTTAAGTTCCTCTTCTgacccatttaaaaaaaaaatcaccatccTTTGGGTTGTGTCgcttggattgtttttttttcctgttttttttttaaaaactattttatgGTCCA contains the following coding sequences:
- the slc3a1 gene encoding neutral and basic amino acid transport protein rBAT, whose translation is MTKQAQNGTVVEMTEGVTNEGFQEDEEQETENVGRQEEQGVPSLVLSPNGEESAYTQIKPYAGMPKEVLLLYSNQARYRLPREILFWLFILSTLALVALTITVIAMSPRCLHWWQASAVYQIYPRSFKDSDNNGVGDLKGIREKLDHFEYLNIKAIWISPFYKSPMKDFGYDVEDFRDIDPLFGTMQDFDDLLSSMHDKGLKLIMDYIPNHTSDTHRWFQLSRNRTSGYEDFYIWTDCPGAIPPNNWVSIFGNSSWTYDEVRGQCYLHQFLKEQPDLNFRNPSVRKEMTDVIRFWLDKGVDGFRMDAVKHMLEAKHLRDEPQVDPNQPPETVDSEFELHHDYTTSQLGLHDILRDWRVEMDEYSREPGRYRFMVTESYDYEEVHKTMMYYGTEHVRESDFPFNFYLIDLPNRLSGEGVFDLVNLWMTNMPRGKWPNWVVGNHDKPRISSSAGPEYTRVINMLLLTLPGTPTTYYGEEIGMQNVNVTEIQDPFGKFNPNASRDPQRSPMQWNGDEYAGFSKNKTWLPIHPNYTTVNVEFQKSESGSVLQQYRALSLLRAQELALHRGWMCFLWRDRDVFAFVRELDGLSRAFLVVLNFGGPAVTDLSDVPELPAELTVRMGTGGREGQRLLKSRIDTRPGEGLVLEYSSHRRLHPGHASSCYVSEKACYLAALDILYKC